The Desulfomicrobium orale DSM 12838 genome includes a window with the following:
- the dxs gene encoding 1-deoxy-D-xylulose-5-phosphate synthase, producing the protein MTSWNLPELFPMLAALGHPADVQGMDEKELTRLGEEIRRMIIQTVSTTGGHLAPSLGVVELTLALLHVFNPEEDRIVWDVGHQSYAYKLLTGRLERFHTLRQMDGISGFPRPAESPYDHFGVGHSSTSISAALGMAAARDLQGGKHKVVAIIGDGSMTAGLAYEGLNQAGGLGKDLIVVLNDNAMSISRNVGALSSFLSRKLSRRWVQRFKREAESIMRQIPRIGDDIAEYARRSEDSLKTFFTPGMLFEAFRFTYVGPLNGHDTRMMTNVFRQVHELEGPVLVHVLTKKGKGYEPAENNPVHFHGVGCFEPETGAAKKFPACSLPSYTDVFGSTLCQLAERDEKIVAITAAMPEGTGLKRFAERFPDRFFDVGICEQHAVTFAGGLASRGMKPLVAIYSTFMQRSYDQIVHDVCLQNLNVTLCLDRCGLVGEDGATHHGVFDLSYLRHIPNLTVMAPRNEPELQHMLATALAHNGPVALRYPRGLGEGAALAEEPRILPLGRGELLREGADGVIVALGSRVNPALEAAQCFYEETGRSVAVFDARFVKPLPQDQLAELAAGQPFMLTVEENILAGGFGSAVLECLADKGVLGSLRFRRLGIPDRFVEHGSQNALRASLGLDRDGIIRVLRELAGGTEGPGEA; encoded by the coding sequence ATGACTTCTTGGAATCTGCCGGAACTTTTTCCCATGCTGGCCGCTCTCGGACATCCGGCGGATGTGCAGGGAATGGACGAGAAGGAGCTGACCCGTCTCGGCGAAGAAATCCGGCGCATGATCATCCAGACTGTATCAACCACGGGCGGACACCTGGCTCCTTCTCTGGGCGTGGTGGAACTGACTCTGGCGCTTCTTCACGTATTCAATCCGGAAGAGGACCGCATTGTCTGGGACGTGGGGCATCAGTCCTACGCCTACAAGCTGCTCACGGGCCGCCTGGAGCGGTTTCACACTCTGCGGCAGATGGACGGCATCAGCGGGTTTCCCCGCCCGGCCGAAAGCCCGTACGACCATTTCGGGGTGGGGCATTCCTCCACATCCATTTCCGCGGCTCTGGGCATGGCGGCGGCCAGGGATCTGCAGGGCGGAAAGCACAAGGTGGTGGCCATCATCGGCGACGGCTCCATGACGGCGGGACTGGCCTACGAAGGTCTCAACCAGGCCGGAGGATTGGGCAAGGACCTCATCGTGGTGCTGAACGACAACGCCATGTCCATCTCACGAAACGTCGGGGCGCTGTCTTCCTTTCTGAGCCGCAAGCTGTCCAGACGCTGGGTGCAGCGCTTCAAGCGGGAGGCCGAATCCATCATGCGGCAGATCCCGCGCATCGGCGACGATATCGCCGAGTACGCCCGCCGCAGCGAGGATTCGCTCAAGACCTTCTTCACGCCGGGCATGCTCTTCGAGGCCTTCCGTTTCACCTATGTCGGCCCCCTGAACGGACACGACACCCGCATGATGACCAACGTCTTCCGGCAGGTCCACGAACTGGAAGGGCCGGTGCTCGTGCATGTCCTGACCAAGAAGGGCAAGGGGTACGAGCCCGCCGAAAACAATCCGGTACATTTTCACGGCGTGGGGTGTTTCGAGCCGGAGACCGGCGCGGCCAAAAAATTTCCGGCCTGTTCGCTGCCGAGCTATACCGATGTTTTCGGCAGCACCCTGTGTCAGCTGGCTGAAAGAGATGAGAAAATCGTGGCCATCACCGCCGCCATGCCCGAAGGCACGGGGCTCAAACGCTTTGCGGAACGTTTTCCCGACCGCTTTTTCGACGTGGGCATCTGCGAGCAGCATGCCGTGACCTTCGCCGGAGGCCTGGCTTCCCGGGGGATGAAGCCTCTGGTGGCCATCTATTCCACCTTCATGCAGCGCTCCTACGACCAGATCGTGCACGATGTCTGCCTGCAGAATCTGAACGTGACCCTGTGTCTGGACCGCTGCGGTCTGGTGGGCGAGGACGGGGCCACGCATCATGGAGTGTTCGACCTGTCCTACCTGCGCCACATTCCCAATCTGACGGTCATGGCGCCGCGCAACGAGCCGGAGCTGCAACACATGCTGGCCACGGCTCTGGCCCACAACGGCCCTGTGGCTCTGCGCTACCCGCGCGGTCTGGGCGAGGGCGCGGCCCTGGCCGAAGAACCGCGTATTCTGCCTCTGGGCCGGGGCGAACTGCTGCGCGAGGGAGCCGATGGCGTGATCGTGGCTCTGGGGAGCCGGGTCAATCCGGCTCTGGAAGCGGCCCAGTGCTTTTATGAAGAAACGGGCCGGTCCGTGGCCGTGTTCGACGCCCGTTTCGTGAAACCCCTGCCGCAGGATCAGCTGGCGGAACTGGCGGCCGGTCAGCCATTCATGCTGACGGTGGAAGAAAACATTCTGGCCGGAGGGTTCGGCTCCGCCGTGCTGGAATGTCTGGCCGATAAGGGCGTTTTGGGCTCTCTGCGTTTCAGGCGTCTGGGGATTCCCGACAGATTCGTGGAGCATGGCAGCCAGAACGCCCTGCGGGCCAGTCTGGGTCTGGACAGGGACGGAATCATCCGGGTGCTGCGCGAACTGGCAGGCGGAACCGAAGGGCCGGGCGAAGCATGA
- a CDS encoding polyprenyl synthetase family protein produces the protein MTPQEMKAELRTLGARIEAGLGAIFTDGRTPAPLVESMKYSLMAGGKRLRPVLCLVWTELSGGSMDAAFDFACAIECIHTYSLIHDDLPAMDNDDLRRGKPSNHKQFDEATAILAGDGLLTEAFTLAASVNLPADRVLKALHHLSVAAGPRGMVGGQMLDMKLTGQAADLERMREMHAKKTGAMIESSCVTGAILGGGDSRVQALASAYGRAVGLAFQITDDILDVVGDEAQLGKPVGSDEAQGKSTYPALLGIERSRALARESVDQAMAALSGFSHPRAGFLRAVARYILDRAN, from the coding sequence ATGACTCCCCAGGAAATGAAAGCGGAACTGCGCACTCTGGGCGCCAGGATCGAAGCCGGGCTGGGCGCGATCTTCACCGACGGCCGCACTCCGGCGCCCCTGGTCGAATCCATGAAATACTCTCTCATGGCCGGGGGCAAGCGCCTGCGGCCCGTGCTGTGTCTGGTCTGGACGGAGCTGTCCGGCGGCAGCATGGACGCGGCCTTTGATTTCGCCTGCGCCATCGAGTGCATCCACACCTATTCCCTCATTCACGACGATCTGCCGGCCATGGACAACGACGATCTGCGCCGGGGCAAGCCATCCAATCACAAACAGTTCGACGAGGCCACGGCCATTCTGGCCGGAGACGGTCTGCTGACGGAAGCCTTTACCCTGGCCGCGTCCGTGAACCTGCCCGCCGACAGGGTGCTCAAAGCCCTGCATCACCTCTCCGTGGCCGCCGGGCCGAGAGGCATGGTCGGCGGACAGATGCTGGATATGAAACTGACGGGCCAGGCCGCCGACCTGGAACGGATGCGGGAAATGCACGCCAAAAAAACGGGGGCCATGATCGAGTCCTCCTGCGTCACCGGAGCCATTCTGGGCGGCGGGGACAGCCGTGTGCAGGCTCTGGCCTCGGCCTATGGCCGGGCCGTGGGACTTGCTTTCCAGATCACGGACGACATTCTGGACGTGGTCGGCGACGAGGCCCAGCTGGGCAAGCCCGTGGGCAGCGACGAGGCCCAGGGCAAATCGACATATCCAGCTCTGCTCGGCATCGAGCGAAGCCGCGCCCTGGCCCGGGAAAGCGTGGATCAGGCCATGGCGGCCCTGAGCGGTTTTTCCCATCCGCGGGCCGGTTTTCTGCGGGCCGTGGCCCGGTATATCCTGGACCGGGCGAACTAG
- the xseB gene encoding exodeoxyribonuclease VII small subunit encodes MANSPQTFEKRLERVREIVALLEAGDVPLEEGVRLFQEGVRLSGECALELKQARIIVENAGNTPEENA; translated from the coding sequence ATGGCCAATTCGCCGCAGACTTTTGAAAAACGTCTGGAACGGGTCAGGGAAATCGTGGCCTTGCTGGAGGCAGGGGACGTGCCTCTGGAAGAGGGCGTCAGGCTTTTTCAGGAAGGCGTGCGTCTGTCCGGAGAATGCGCTCTGGAACTGAAGCAGGCCAGAATCATTGTCGAAAACGCCGGAAACACGCCGGAGGAAAATGCATGA
- a CDS encoding M23 family metallopeptidase codes for MRHMLFLCFLAVALPVHAEQIRVECPSAVGIGLPFHVRVEADTPMDRLRVEWADRKMTIPGNGETRVDFLLGTDVLKSRPGIYRLRVTRPGSASLSAESVITVEDRDFPEQRLTVAKNMATPPPAAQERIAREHKQIRKVLGAVSEVNHLVLPLARPVPGDVTSAYGLRRFFNGQPRNPHRGLDLRAAEGDPVLSAAPGRVVLAADHYYAGRCVYVDHGLGVHTMYMHLSEILVREGDMVEAGQLIGKVGMTGRVTGPHLHFGLSILDLSVDPSSLFFQAEQ; via the coding sequence GTGGAATGCCCCTCGGCGGTAGGTATCGGCCTGCCGTTTCATGTCCGGGTGGAGGCCGACACGCCCATGGACAGGCTGCGGGTGGAGTGGGCGGACAGAAAAATGACCATCCCCGGTAACGGCGAAACCCGTGTGGATTTTCTGCTGGGTACGGACGTGCTCAAGTCCAGGCCCGGTATATACCGGCTGCGCGTGACCCGGCCGGGTTCAGCATCTTTGTCGGCGGAGTCCGTTATCACCGTCGAGGACCGGGATTTTCCCGAGCAGCGTCTGACCGTGGCCAAAAACATGGCCACGCCGCCGCCCGCCGCCCAGGAGCGCATAGCACGGGAGCACAAGCAGATCCGCAAGGTGCTGGGCGCTGTTTCCGAAGTGAACCATCTGGTTTTGCCCCTGGCCCGGCCTGTGCCCGGAGACGTGACCAGCGCCTATGGTCTGCGGCGGTTTTTCAACGGACAGCCGCGTAATCCGCACCGGGGCCTAGATCTGCGCGCCGCCGAAGGCGATCCGGTGCTTTCGGCGGCTCCGGGCCGGGTTGTGCTGGCGGCGGATCACTATTATGCGGGGCGCTGTGTGTATGTGGATCACGGCCTGGGCGTGCACACCATGTACATGCATCTGAGTGAAATCCTGGTCCGGGAAGGCGATATGGTCGAGGCGGGCCAGCTTATCGGCAAGGTGGGCATGACCGGCCGGGTGACCGGGCCGCATCTGCATTTCGGCCTGAGCATTCTCGATCTGTCCGTGGACCCGTCGTCTCTTTTTTTCCAGGCGGAACAGTGA